A window of Gossypium hirsutum isolate 1008001.06 chromosome D13, Gossypium_hirsutum_v2.1, whole genome shotgun sequence genomic DNA:
CTggaatatcttttaaaaaaaactaagctGAACCTGTTTTTATACGAGTCTTTACATGTCTTGTTTGAAGTTTTTGAGTTTATGTTTTGGAATGTAAACGAATTAAGTTGCCAAAATAATACTATAAATTGGTCATCAAAGTAGAAGTACGTACCCTCAATTTGCACATGTAGAACAATGTTTCACAGTTGTTCAAAACTGAGAGCTTTTAAGGAAATTGCCAAAATAATAGCAAGAAACGACGACTGTGCATCAAATCAGATAATTTGATGCgccaaatcaaatcaaatcaataaataaataagcccCCTCCAAAAAGCCACCAAGAATTTTTCAGCTCAGcctttttccctttcttcttaGATACTCGCAGTAGTTTTCAATGTCTTATTTGAATCATTTCAAAAGCTGTTGTAATGCATAGCTCCCTCACTTCTTATATTAACCTATACCCCAACTCATCTTTTCTTCCACTTCAGACTCTTATCTGTTTCTTACTCTTTAAatcaatcaagaaaaaaaaaaccatggaACAAGCTCAGTATTTGATGTTGATGAAGAGGAGACAGTTTTTAAAATCCCACTTTCAAGTGTCAATCAACTCTTTAAGTGAGACTTGGGAAGAAAAAGCTTTTGCAGAAGATGCAGCAGGGTCTTTAGGGGGATGTATATGGCCTCCTAGATCATATACTTGTAGTTTTTGCTGGAGAGAATTCAAGTCAGCTCAAGCTTTGGGTGGTCACATGAATGTTCATAGAAGAGATAGAGCTAAGCTCAAACAATCTCTTAGTCCTAAAAATGAAGTTGTTTCTAATCAAAATCAGAACCCCAATCCTCTAAAACCATCTGACCCTAAATCCCCACATCCAGCAGCTGATTTGGCCcattctttttcatcttctaGGGTTTCAGCTTCATCTAAAAACTTTGGTACTTGTTCCTTTGTTCAAGGACAGCATCAAGGGCTATTAAGTTCTTATGATGATGGGGTAATCAATTGCAAAAGAAGAAAGATTGCTGCTTCAACAACACTGCCATTTTTGGTTCCAAAGGAGAAGTGTTATTCTTCTCTTCAATGGCAGGTTCTTGGAGTTAAGCCAGCAGTTGCAGGGTCCATGGAGGAGTTGGATCTTGAGCTCAGGCTTGGTGCTCAACCAAAGGTGAAGTCATGGAATATGGATCAAAGGGATTGCAAGAGAATGGAATTGCTCTGATCAGACTCAAAGAACTCAATCTAACTTCtgattttcttttatgttcaATGGAAAATTACAAAGAGGTCAAGGGGCCACTATAATTGTGCAGGTAATGATAAGCTTATTTTCCAACCATGTctactatattatatataaaatttggtACTTTTATTTGTTTTCAGTATCCCAATTATATGCTTCATCTGATGATGGTAATACTTTTGAAAGTGATAAATCTTTTAAAAGGTTCGGTGTTAAAATTTTACATGTCAAAAAATATGATTCCAATCATAGATCGTCACATGTCACTTTTGACagcaaaatttcattttaaattttctcaagTCGTCACGATCATAAGGCATGAAACTCATCGTaaactctctttttttcttctttaaattagaatttagagacaatttcaaatagaaaaaaacaTAGTTAAGAGACTATTTTGGCTGTAAGAAAGTAGAAAAACATTTGTATATTCTGCTAGTTGGCATTTGTGTGGTTCCCTGGAGTCCCAAAATGTAGAGCTTGATCGCTCTTTTGTTTCTCTCATGTGCTTGTGAATGAGTACATTGCTTAATGGCCTCCGATGGGTTTCATTTGTAGTTTTTTAAAAGGGGTCCAGATTCTCCACTAGGATACACAAAACAATTCTATGATCATGTAATGCATCTCATGATCAGCTTGTATGTTGAACTTTgaatgatcccaattaataaaTTCCATTTTTGATTGGTGGAATAGCTCCTATCCGTAGAGTTCTTGctaaatttaaactcttcaaagcTTTCAAAATTAATCTCTTTCTAACAAGGACTTTATGCAAATATATTTAgttcttttttataattaaatattacatttgtTTGCTTGTTTCgagatataaaaataattaatataaatatacaaatcaaaattgtCAACGATATGTGTGATACATCAATGATCACTAGCCCGAATCTCAAATAAGATCTAGGTGGCCTACCCGTGACCTGAAGAGGTCCCTCCAGATGATTGAGTGTGATCTAAACTGTGAGAGGACAACAAGGGAAGCTCGTAGACCTAGCTCGCAAGAGGAGCTCATAGATCTAGCTCACAAGGAGAGCTCGTATGAACCAGGAAAGGTCGCTGTCTCTGTTCGCATATACCGAAGGAGCTCGCAAAAGGGAGACCGCGTGGTCTGACAGGCAACCCAGAATAAAACACATGTCCAGCATGCCTGAAGTCTACTCAGAATGTCAGTCCTAGGAATAATATGGTCATGTCGTAAAcagtaataatatgtataaatactcAAATGACCTGGCCTAGGAATAATATGTCGTGGCCTCATTCCATTTTCATAATCCATACAATATCagtaagaggatatcatttattcTTTTAATCAAGCTATGATTCCACTATTGTGAGCTAATCCATATCATGCATAAGTCACGTACCCAACATACCAACTTTTCAACTATTACCATGAGAGCATAGGTTTTTAATATATCAATGTACATGAGTTATATATGTCGTAATTCATTTACTCAATATTTAAGTAAATCACACCAGAAACGtcacaaataaataaatctataaacgaaTCTAAGATGAACTCAACTTGATATTGTTCAATGTATTGTCAGTCCAGACAATCATATCTATGTTTCTATTTTTAGGAGTAAGTCATACCAGGAACTTTCCACCACTTCTCAATATTTAAGTAAGTCACACCAGGAACTTCTCACCGCTTCTCTACAATCTCGGAACTTACAGAAATAATGACAATTAATGCTCGCTATCTTCTTCACCATTAGAATCAATATTATGATTACAACATCAAGAGTCCATCTTTTCAAAATCATCTTGGACAACAAATGTTGTTGGTCTTTCATAGGCAATTTGAAACCTACTGCAGACCTGTAGGTAGGTGGGACTATTGTTTGTAGCCACTCGAACCCAGACTCAATAACATGGGCCTAGTCCTTAATATACAAATATGCTCCAGATTTACAATTAGCCTAAAACATAATGGCAATAGGCCCACGAGCCTCACATGGGATCTTCATCCCCGTAAGCTCAAAATGCTTGTGCATCTCACCCTCTTCCCCTTCCATGAAAAACAAAAGGAACTTGTATCAACTCAAATGGCTTAATGCCCTTAAAGATGCAAAGAAAACAAACTTGCCAATAGAGAACGACAGTTAAACCCAAGCACAAGCCTATGCAGCCTTAGGCAAGCACTAAAAAGATGTATAAATACCAATATATGACTTGACTTTACACCATTCATCTCTTCTTCAACGGAGGATGCCTAGGAGAGAAAACTCTGGTGTCCTACGTACATACAACACTTACATCAAATAAACtgttttaaaaactttacaacttgCAATACGAAATGACTAAGAATTTTGGaccattataatattatattatttttttgacaTAATATTACAGTATTCAATACTATGAAATTTTGTGAGTGATAACATTTAGAAATATCTTAATATCATATTGGGAAAAGTGATTAAAAGCTTCTAAAAGATAAGAAGGCCACGCCCCTAAACTGTAATATTCAATGTATCAGCACcacaatttcaccaaaattaaTGTTGCATTTGcagaaaaagaaaatgttttgATTCAATCAAAGTATCAAACCAAACTGCATCGAAAAGAGAAAACCACACCCCGGATGTTCTCGAGAAAACCACAGCTTTTGAGCTCATGCTAATGTTTGGTTATAAGAGGTTGTGAGGATTTTTCATTGATGGAGTTAAGATTGATATTCATTGAATATGTGAACACAAATTCTTTGATCATGCTACTTGTAACTCAATCCAGAAGCTCACGTCATGTTATCTACTTGCATTTAATCAAACCCAAAATGCAAAATCTTGTTTCTATTTCAATAACTATATTACTtcattacaaaaacaaaattatttagaAAACTGTTATATATGTAGGATCAAACCTTATCGTCGTCACCACTCCCCGATACTATTATCGAAACCGAAATCAAAATCAATTAGTATATTactaatacataatataatattaatacatatatagtattacatgatattataatgtttaatcattgatatatatgataaaatattatattatttgagtGTTGGCTTAGTATAATGTATTTAGATTtcggaataaatattttaaaatataaagattggatttataaatttaataagaaagattaaaaaaatgattcaattgacaatataatattataataataaataaagaatattttCGTTAATCCacataatatcataaaataataaattttacatacaataaacactttaattattttatataaattgaatttattaaatatacataatttatattttgtacaaaacaaatttaaattatattgtcACCGTATTAAAGTAAAATGAActattacattcaaaattaaaatatttataatttataaaatttaaaatcatcttAATCTGTCAGAGCTCACTCGAATCTAGctgaacccaaatctgaaaaaaCAAAAACTCAGAACTAATCTAAATTCGaaaaattttaaacctaaaaaATCTGAATCTAAAATAAACTGGATCCGAACTCCATTCACCGGCTTTAATCAGCCCTTTAAAAAGGGAGGCCAAGGTGGGGCGCGGCCTAATGAAAATACAAAGCTTTCGCCAGTCACGTGGCACTGATACTTTTTGGGCGTCACCTCATGCTTGCCAGCTGATACTCCTTTAAGTGGCTAATTGTAAATGGTTGGGCATCTGCTCACCTTTTTTTCTTTAATGTGGTCTACGGCTCTAAGGGGGTCTACTCATATGAAAATTACTAACCATCAATTCAACTCCCACCCACCCTACACCTGTACTTTGGGCTTTCACGTCTTTATCAATCAAAATAGGTATTTTCCCCGACTTTGTAAATTACATTTAAGGTtattattagaaatttcaagtttttgattattttaactttaaaaacttaTTTGAAATATTCAAAAATTCTTATTTAcattattgaattattaaaattattattgtatgaTTTTTTCTGTTCGCGCTGCGTACAGCAACTGAAAGCTTTCGTTTCTCTTATCTtctattgtttaattttttttcataaaatagcttTGAACATTAGAAATATGTAAACTAAAATCTAAAcggttatgttttttttatttgtgacattaatcatcaaatcaacttgAATCTAAAATAAATTCTTCTACTTGTTGATGAGTATTGATTCATCATATTATTCGTCAAATCCTTACTTGAAGCTCACTCGTTAGACTTTCTAAAAATAACTTAACAATCTATTGacttaataaaaatttttgaatgtAATTTATTCTTGCATTAAAAGTTTTTTATAAGTTAAATATAAATTgacaataaattaaatattatctactattattgttataataataaagaaaatatggaTTCAAGTGTGCGAGTGAACCATTCAACGTCAAAACTAAGGATTGTTTATTAATGATTAAAATAGTAAGATAGTTTTGAAAGTAATTGAAGTGTAGGAACAAATATCTAGACATTAGTTGTCGCAGATTTTCTAAAGCCGACTTTGAGACGGAGGGAGTGACCGCAATGTGTTAGTAGCGCCAAGAAGAAAGGCAACGTTTGGATCCACCTCAACGAGACACGTTTCGAGATCATCTCAGATTATCTGCGGGAAGTGTCAATCCACCGTGACATGTGGTCCAAAACGTGTCCTTCTTTTCTCCCTTTCTCTGTTACGTGGACACTTGCATTGCATTGTTCCTTAAAAGAAATGATGTTATATCTATCTTgagattaattattaaatattaaataaagtggCATTACTTCCAAGTTGCTTTTAAAAGATATGAACGATAGTTTGGGGAAGAAATGAGCCAACAACAATGAAAGAGAATTCTCTTGTGGCTTCAAGTTAATGGAAAACCTGAATCTCATATCCCCTGTGGAATTGGAGACAACAGAGAGATCGTTGTCCTTGACATAATAACTTAAGCAATGAAAGACATTGGGCAGACAAAAGTATCATTTTGGCATAAACTAATGGGGAATACTAAGACTGTAGAAGTCATCAGCACTAATGCGAGACTGGAAATGCATGATAAGATTTATCCCTCCTACAAATCCTTTAACTAAAAATGTATGGTCAtacttaaataagttaatattagatattatgttaatttgtttattttaatttactcaagaattaagaaataagagaTTAAACTATACAAGTGGTACTATTTCATGACTTGCATTCAATCAAGATAACACGAACAAAGAGATATAAACTTCTTATAACTTAAGTAGTAATTGATATTACAGCCAACATCACAAATTTCTACAAGGTGACACCTAATAGATGGAACAATCAAAATCTAAGTtaattgagattatatttaacttgtcataaattaaattaattaaagaaatattcacataaataatttAACTTGGCAATGTTTAATATACACATAATACTTGTGTGTGCATGACACACATATAAAGAGGGATTCAATTAAAATGATGCAAAAtatgttttatacattttaattggATAAATATATATCAGTGTTGTTTGATCTAAATACGATCGATTGgttgaatcatttgaattgaGAATCAGCTAAGGGATCTATTTGAAAAGTGGTTTTGAACGTGTTAAATTAGGAATCGAAATGAATTCGAGTGCAAAACTTGTTGAGATTTTGATGGTGGAAGAAAGTTTATGGCATCAAAAGGTAAAAAGCTAGTAGATTTCCAATGGAGATTGAAATGCTTGATTCTTCCACttgagtgtaaaaaaaaaaaaaagaagtgcgAATATTGTTGAATCTTTTAAACTAATGATGGTgatgttaacattaatgggagacaacattaatggcaaacaatacaaagtggtgcaagtttagcaccctaaagttgactttgaaaaagtggcatgggataatttttttttggtccttgagataatgggctatttattgtttggtccttaaacctcaactataaataggccttctcatttctcatttcaattcatcccaaccaatctttctctcttagttttctctcttctcccatttgagaattcttaaggaattctatttgtttgtaatactttggagatagtaaagttatcatctggtgttagtgcccgaggacgtaggtataatttaccgaacctcgttaaatctcttgtgttctttcttgtcctatttttctttcaatatttgagggtataatagtagtatttaattgtgctattaaattactatagaagggatattctgtctaaggaaagacttggtatttaagagatccatgtgatccacctctcttccctgggaattgaactttgtgtgattttttagtacaataatttacacgcttccgaccctattggaacaacaagtggtatcaagagccgaaggttaatcgtagtatgctctgtggttgcagtttgaactgatcttccacatcagaaaagatttccttaggtatattgaaagattatggagaaaacggtcggtgtaggagcttcaacatcgtccatgtggacaagaccaacaattgcaaatgcaagattggtcGTGGatatctttgatggcacgggccattttggtatgtggcaaagtgaggttctagatgccctttttcagcagggtctagacattgccattgatgaagagaaaccagatgatatataggagaaagattggaaggcgatcaataggttggcatgtggcacaattcgatcatgcctttctcgagagcagaggtatgctttttcaaaggagacttctgcaaataagttgtgggtggcacttgaagaaaaatttttgaagaaaaacagtcaaaataagctccacttgaagaaaagactgtttcgcttcacatacgtcccaagtaccacaatgaatgatcacatcaccaaatttaatcagttagtcactgatttgctgaatatggatgagacattcaaagatgaagatttggctttgatgctgttggggtcacttcctgaggagtttgagttcttagaaactactctacttcatggcaggagtgatatatctctgagcgaagtctgtgcggccttatacagttatgaacagagaaagaaggacaaacagaaaaactcaatcagagatacagaagctttagtagtccgaggtcgttcatacactcagaagaaaactcaaaaggggagatcaaagtcaaagtccagactcgggaaagatgaatgtgctttttgtcatgagaaatgccactggaagaaaaattgtccaaagctgaagaataagggaaaagctgctgtagatgcttgtgttgctaagcatgatactagtgactctgaactatcactggttgcatcatcatcgtcgttccattcagatgagtggatattggattcgggttgtacctatcatatgtcccctaaccgggagtggttctctaatttagtagaactaaatggaggagtt
This region includes:
- the LOC107917258 gene encoding probable transcriptional regulator RABBIT EARS, whose amino-acid sequence is MEQAQYLMLMKRRQFLKSHFQVSINSLSETWEEKAFAEDAAGSLGGCIWPPRSYTCSFCWREFKSAQALGGHMNVHRRDRAKLKQSLSPKNEVVSNQNQNPNPLKPSDPKSPHPAADLAHSFSSSRVSASSKNFGTCSFVQGQHQGLLSSYDDGVINCKRRKIAASTTLPFLVPKEKCYSSLQWQVLGVKPAVAGSMEELDLELRLGAQPKVKSWNMDQRDCKRMELL